A window of the Gossypium hirsutum isolate 1008001.06 chromosome A05, Gossypium_hirsutum_v2.1, whole genome shotgun sequence genome harbors these coding sequences:
- the LOC107961479 gene encoding uncharacterized protein: MHKKKQKKQLKSICPFLQRLKQILNPHVPSFGVSAAPMLEDQRKFLPPKANFDDRGRVADDGGASQLRYGDVSEAATWSEREGAKYGRGVEVKVPCGANCFG; encoded by the exons ATGCATAAAAAGAAACAGAAGAAACAATTGAAGTCCATTTGCCCTTTTCTGCAAAGATTAAAACAAATCCTTAACCCCCATGTTCCCTCATTTGGGGTTTCAGCCGCACCTATGCTAGAAGATCAGAGGAAGTTTCTCCCTCCAAAGGCCAACTTCGACGACAGAGGAAGAGTTGCCGATGATGGAGGAGCGAGTCAACTCAG GTATGGAGACGTGAGTGAAGCGGCTACATGGAGCGAACGTGAAGGCGCGAAGTACGGGCGTGGCGTGGAGGTGAAGGTCCCCTGCGGTGCCAACTGCTTTGGTTAG